Proteins found in one Amblyraja radiata isolate CabotCenter1 chromosome 15, sAmbRad1.1.pri, whole genome shotgun sequence genomic segment:
- the LOC116981263 gene encoding CREB3 regulatory factor-like isoform X2 produces the protein MRVGWSLRSPMLSETPAHVTPPITLRPAPTPALTPASCMNSSRNDLLSLSLYQSPVREKIDLLSDLMDDEPADSGHGERWDVAALDDFTRFAKADLWSTKEMDLLGLDQSASPYQNEARLSQTPTLAELNAVDSQPVSDSWCLLRTGREDSPFSGRPEVASRTMESSRKPNAMDSLAESNLQSEGVVFLQRREQQLANLKTTMPKDNEPCPVHPEAPPTSEDRVLGDRPPHPSHPSVAVPGQEEGTTGDQVGPRPWRHPEGSVEAGSVALEECRRDKEDGRRYRPPFPAWGESGEPRPDAGGEVNYDEHNYSLFSVEGLGLQPDEGRSELEDGSDTDQDGSQNEDEEGDDYDDDKDDFSDYLSEAGNELEVCADVASDTGGRRLKRRYFWEYSDSHATPSKQERILQPSEWDSSTLPSNVYLKENGVGQGRRMGKKSRRTDVDDLTPNPRKLLYIGDELKKLNKVIEELRPVSELPLNVRPRSRKEKNKLASRACRLKKKAQHEANKIKLWGLNIEHDNLLQVIVAIKHQIMRRVEQRRGGTQEESMAGKLQALLHSTVGRSVAGHTSEFVSEVLEKVSVGEAEGNLSWRLSPWT, from the exons ATGCGCGTGGGATGGAGCCTGCGTTCGCCGATGCTTTCAGAAACACCAGCTCATGTAACTCCACCGATCACACTGCGGCCAGCCCCGACTCCAGCCCTGACTCCTGCTTCCTGTATGAACAG CTCCAGGAATGACCTGCTGAGCCTGAGCCTGTACCAGAGCCCCGTGAGGGAGAAGATCGACCTGCTGAGCGACCTCATGGACGACGAGCCCGCCGACAGCGGCCACGGCGAGCGCTGGGACGTGGCAGCGCTGGACGACTTCACCAGGTTCGCCAAGGCTGACCTCTGGAGCACCAAGGAGATGGACCTTCTGGGCTTGGACCAGAGTGCAAGTCCTTACCAGAACGAGGCCAGGCTTTCTCAGACGCCCACGCTGGCCGAACTCAATGCCGTGGACTCTCAGCCCGTGTCTGACTCCTGGTGCCTCCTACGGACAGGTCGGGAGGATTCCCCATTCTCTGGTAGACCTGAAGTCGCCAGTAGAACCATGGAGTCCTCCAGAAAGCCCAACGCAATGGACTCCTTAGCAGAGTCCAACTTACAGTCGGAGGGTGTTGTGTTCCTCCAGAGAAGGGAACAGCAACTGGCCAACTTGAAGACCACCATGCCCAAGGACAACGAGCCATGTCCCGTACATCCTGAAGCCCCCCCCACATCTGAGGACCGCGTCCTCGGTGACCGACCGCCCCATCCCAGTCACCCGTCTGTCGCCGTGCCGGGTCAGGAAGAAGGGACAACCGGTGACCAAGTGGGACCGAGGCCCTGGAGACATCCCGAGGGTTCGGTGGAGGCGGGCAGCGTAGCCCTGGAGGAGTGCAGGCGGGACAAGGAAGACGGGCGGAGGTACCGGCCCCCGTTCCCCGCCtggggagagagcggggagcCCAGGCCAGATGCGGGGGGGGAGGTGAACTACGACGAGCACAACTACTCCTTGTTCAGCGTGGAGGGGCTGGGCCTGCAGCCGGAcgaggggaggtccgagctggagGACGGCTCCGACACTGACCAGGACGGCAgtcagaacgaagacgaggagggCGACGACTACGACGACGATAAGGACGACTTCAGTGACTATCTCTCCGAAGCAG GAAACGAGCTGGAGGTTTGTGCCGACGTTGCCTCGGACACGGGCGGGAGGAGACTGAAGCGCCGTTACTTCTGGGAGTACAGTGACAGCCACGCCACGCCCAGCAAACAGGAGCGTATTCTGCAGCCCTCCGAATGGGACTCCTCCACATTGCCCAGTAACGTGTACCTGAAGGAGAACGGGGTCGGGCAAG GGCGGAGAATGGGGAAGAAATCTCGTCGCACGGACGTCGATGACTTGACCCCCAACCCCCgcaagctgctctacatcggcgacGAGCTGAAGAAGCTCAACAAGGTGATCGAGGAGCTGAggcccgtgagtgaactgcccctCAACGTCCGGCCTCGCTCCAGGAAGGAGAAGAATAAACTGGCCTCCAG GGCCTGCAGGTTAAAGAAGAAAGCACAGCACGAGGCCAACAAAATCAAACTGTGGGGGCTGAACATCGAGCACG ACAATTTGCTGCAGGTTATTGTTGCGATCAAGCATCAGATAATGCGGCGGGTGGAGCAGCGCAGAGGCGGGACGCAGGAGGAGAGCATGGCGGGGAAGCTGCAGGCACTGCTGCACAGCACAGTGG GGCGTTCTGTGGCGGGACACACGTCGGAGTTCGTGAGCGAGGTGCTGGAGAAGGTGTCGGTGGGAGAGGCGGAGGGCAACCTGAGCTGGCGCCTGTCACCCTGGACCTGA
- the LOC116981263 gene encoding CREB3 regulatory factor-like isoform X1, producing the protein MPQPNARGMEPAFADAFRNTSSCNSTDHTAASPDSSPDSCFLYEQGRRLAYTASSRNDLLSLSLYQSPVREKIDLLSDLMDDEPADSGHGERWDVAALDDFTRFAKADLWSTKEMDLLGLDQSASPYQNEARLSQTPTLAELNAVDSQPVSDSWCLLRTGREDSPFSGRPEVASRTMESSRKPNAMDSLAESNLQSEGVVFLQRREQQLANLKTTMPKDNEPCPVHPEAPPTSEDRVLGDRPPHPSHPSVAVPGQEEGTTGDQVGPRPWRHPEGSVEAGSVALEECRRDKEDGRRYRPPFPAWGESGEPRPDAGGEVNYDEHNYSLFSVEGLGLQPDEGRSELEDGSDTDQDGSQNEDEEGDDYDDDKDDFSDYLSEAGNELEVCADVASDTGGRRLKRRYFWEYSDSHATPSKQERILQPSEWDSSTLPSNVYLKENGVGQGRRMGKKSRRTDVDDLTPNPRKLLYIGDELKKLNKVIEELRPVSELPLNVRPRSRKEKNKLASRACRLKKKAQHEANKIKLWGLNIEHDNLLQVIVAIKHQIMRRVEQRRGGTQEESMAGKLQALLHSTVGRSVAGHTSEFVSEVLEKVSVGEAEGNLSWRLSPWT; encoded by the exons ATGCCACAG CCCAATGCGCGTGGGATGGAGCCTGCGTTCGCCGATGCTTTCAGAAACACCAGCTCATGTAACTCCACCGATCACACTGCGGCCAGCCCCGACTCCAGCCCTGACTCCTGCTTCCTGTATGAACAG GGGCGGCGCTTGGCCTACACCGCCAGCTCCAGGAATGACCTGCTGAGCCTGAGCCTGTACCAGAGCCCCGTGAGGGAGAAGATCGACCTGCTGAGCGACCTCATGGACGACGAGCCCGCCGACAGCGGCCACGGCGAGCGCTGGGACGTGGCAGCGCTGGACGACTTCACCAGGTTCGCCAAGGCTGACCTCTGGAGCACCAAGGAGATGGACCTTCTGGGCTTGGACCAGAGTGCAAGTCCTTACCAGAACGAGGCCAGGCTTTCTCAGACGCCCACGCTGGCCGAACTCAATGCCGTGGACTCTCAGCCCGTGTCTGACTCCTGGTGCCTCCTACGGACAGGTCGGGAGGATTCCCCATTCTCTGGTAGACCTGAAGTCGCCAGTAGAACCATGGAGTCCTCCAGAAAGCCCAACGCAATGGACTCCTTAGCAGAGTCCAACTTACAGTCGGAGGGTGTTGTGTTCCTCCAGAGAAGGGAACAGCAACTGGCCAACTTGAAGACCACCATGCCCAAGGACAACGAGCCATGTCCCGTACATCCTGAAGCCCCCCCCACATCTGAGGACCGCGTCCTCGGTGACCGACCGCCCCATCCCAGTCACCCGTCTGTCGCCGTGCCGGGTCAGGAAGAAGGGACAACCGGTGACCAAGTGGGACCGAGGCCCTGGAGACATCCCGAGGGTTCGGTGGAGGCGGGCAGCGTAGCCCTGGAGGAGTGCAGGCGGGACAAGGAAGACGGGCGGAGGTACCGGCCCCCGTTCCCCGCCtggggagagagcggggagcCCAGGCCAGATGCGGGGGGGGAGGTGAACTACGACGAGCACAACTACTCCTTGTTCAGCGTGGAGGGGCTGGGCCTGCAGCCGGAcgaggggaggtccgagctggagGACGGCTCCGACACTGACCAGGACGGCAgtcagaacgaagacgaggagggCGACGACTACGACGACGATAAGGACGACTTCAGTGACTATCTCTCCGAAGCAG GAAACGAGCTGGAGGTTTGTGCCGACGTTGCCTCGGACACGGGCGGGAGGAGACTGAAGCGCCGTTACTTCTGGGAGTACAGTGACAGCCACGCCACGCCCAGCAAACAGGAGCGTATTCTGCAGCCCTCCGAATGGGACTCCTCCACATTGCCCAGTAACGTGTACCTGAAGGAGAACGGGGTCGGGCAAG GGCGGAGAATGGGGAAGAAATCTCGTCGCACGGACGTCGATGACTTGACCCCCAACCCCCgcaagctgctctacatcggcgacGAGCTGAAGAAGCTCAACAAGGTGATCGAGGAGCTGAggcccgtgagtgaactgcccctCAACGTCCGGCCTCGCTCCAGGAAGGAGAAGAATAAACTGGCCTCCAG GGCCTGCAGGTTAAAGAAGAAAGCACAGCACGAGGCCAACAAAATCAAACTGTGGGGGCTGAACATCGAGCACG ACAATTTGCTGCAGGTTATTGTTGCGATCAAGCATCAGATAATGCGGCGGGTGGAGCAGCGCAGAGGCGGGACGCAGGAGGAGAGCATGGCGGGGAAGCTGCAGGCACTGCTGCACAGCACAGTGG GGCGTTCTGTGGCGGGACACACGTCGGAGTTCGTGAGCGAGGTGCTGGAGAAGGTGTCGGTGGGAGAGGCGGAGGGCAACCTGAGCTGGCGCCTGTCACCCTGGACCTGA